The Elaeis guineensis isolate ETL-2024a chromosome 14, EG11, whole genome shotgun sequence genome has a segment encoding these proteins:
- the LOC105056938 gene encoding LOW QUALITY PROTEIN: glucan endo-1,3-beta-glucosidase (The sequence of the model RefSeq protein was modified relative to this genomic sequence to represent the inferred CDS: inserted 2 bases in 2 codons) — translation MMAKPALLLLPLVLRLLSSALSISIGVNYGTLADNLPPPSQVAAFLKANTFIDRVKLFDSNPDLIRAFAGTGISLMITVPNGDVPSLAKLPAARTWVANNVAPFHPATNISLLAVGNEVMATADRNLIAHLVPAMRSLSAALAEAGFPEIRVSTPHSLGILSASEPPSSGRFRRGYDRAIFAPMLDFHRGAKTPFVVNPYPYFGFTEKTLNYALFKPNAGVFDPVTGVNYTDMFDAQLDAVHSAMKRLGYGDVEMXVGETGWPSVGDPDQPAVSLENAVSYNGNLIRNVNSGKGTPLMPNRTFETYIFALFNEDXKPGPTAERNFGLFKPDLAQVYDVGLMRGGQFAGGGPAAAPSSSGPPEKWCVAKADASAEVLQANIDYSCGSGLVDCGPIQAGGACYLPDTLVAHASFAMNAYYQAAGRHDFNCDFAHTGVLTTDNPSYQNCKYSS, via the exons ATGATGGCGAAACCCGCCCTCCTCCTACTCCCCCTCGTTCTTCGCCTCCTCTCCTCCGCCCTCTCCATTTCCATCGGCGTCAACTACGGCACTCTCGCCGACAACCTCCCCCCGCCGTCCCAGGTGGCCGCCTTCCTCAAGGCCAACACTTTCATCGACCGCGTCAAGCTCTTCGACTCCAACCCGGACCTCATCCGCGCCTTCGCCGGCACCGGCATCTCCCTCATGATTACCGTCCCCAACGGCGATGTCCCCTCCCTCGCCAAGCTTCCCGCGGCCCGCACCTGGGTCGCCAACAACGTCGCCCCCTTCCACCCGGCCACCAACATCTCCCTCCTCGCCGTCGGCAACGAGGTCATGGCCACCGCCGACCGCAACCTCATCGCCCACCTCGTCCCCGCCATGCGCTCCCTCTCCGCCGCCCTGGCCGAGGCTGGTTTCCCCGAGATCCGCGTCTCCACCCCCCACTCTCTCGGCATCCTCTCCGCCTCCGAGCCCCCGTCCTCGGGCCGCTTCCGCCGGGGCTACGACCGCGCCATCTTCGCCCCCATGCTCGATTTCCACCGCGGGGCCAAGACCCCCTTCGTCGTGAACCCCTACCCCTACTTCGGGTTCACGGAGAAAACCCTCAACTACGCGCTGTTCAAGCCCAACGCGGGGGTATTCGACCCGGTCACGGGCGTGAACTACACCGACATGTTCGACGCCCAGCTGGACGCGGTGCACTCGGCGATGAAGCGGCTGGGGTACGGGGACGTGGAGA CGGTGGGGGAGACGGGCTGGCCGTCGGTGGGGGACCCGGACCAGCCGGCGGTTAGCTTGGAGAACGCCGTCTCGTACAACGGGAACTTGATCCGGAATGTAAACTCCGGGAAGGGGACGCCGTTGATGCCGAATCGGACGTTCGAGACGTACATATTCGCGCTGTTCAACGAGG CTAAGCCCGGGCCCACCGCGGAGCGCAATTTTGGGTTGTTCAAACCGGACCTCGCCCAGGTCTACGACGTCGGGCTCATGCGAGGAGGCCAG TTCGCGGGTGGTGGTCCGGCGGCGGCACCGTCGTCATCGGGTCCACCCGAGAAGTGGTGTGTGGCGAAGGCAGACGCGAGCGCGGAGGTGCTGCAGGCGAACATCGACTACTCGTGCGGGAGCGGCTTGGTGGACTGCGGTCCCATCCAGGCGGGAGGGGCCTGCTACCTCCCGGACACGCTGGTGGCCCACGCCTCCTTCGCCATGAACGCCTACTACCAGGCCGCCGGccgccacgacttcaactgcgacTTCGCTCACACCGGCGTCCTCACCACCGATAACCCAA GTTACCAGAATTGCAAATATAGCTCATAG
- the LOC105056937 gene encoding E3 ubiquitin-protein ligase PRT6 has protein sequence MAGMEVDSPPERNSPREPRHRIVQRLVQQGVPLECVEQSQWGLVTFVKENRSFLPEIVSAILPTDVDVSEPGRSFKSRTGGSSSVINVKEFGESMLWLQWLMFEGEPQASLQDLAQKAAGKRAVCGAVWGQNDLAYRCRTCEHDPTCAICVPCFQNGNHKDHDYSIMYTGGGCCDCGDITAWKREGFCSKHKGTEQILPLPENLANSVGPVLDALLACWKDKVSLAEHQKCLREGDHSDVCCKVANKLSYVIVDMLLDFCKCSESLLSFISRRMFQCIGLLDVLVRAERFLDDDVVKKLHELLLKLLGEPLFKYEFAKAFTRYYPVTVSEIIKERSDSMLAKYPLLSTFSVQIFTVPTLTPRLVREVNLLGVLLGCLRDIFLFCVGEDNRIQVNKWTNLHETTIRLVEDTRYVLSHEEVPKYIAHERPDISRTWIKLLSLVQGMDALKRATRLHTEEENEHLPAPFGLGHFLGHVNTLLVPGALSVVESKEIKDVIGIQGLNDSDSLRNIKVGRISQECSTSSLSSRNSGLEFGLQYHDVNIDIRNHLSIPSSAIWLIFECLKALEGCLEPETAPRNNSFSSDALNSGGYNLSTLRRKLFRRKKSTNSNKVYRTSVSRERIDGDQVPTPSKLHERHGHPLIHGVTDGNSMDVDGTADMYTEHASTSGLSDDSLLEVDLGTELEALGLLNMADWPDIVYDVSSQEISFHIPLHRLLSLLLREAMKTCYGETEKLEKAIVISSLPSSAHHHEFFGQVLGSLQPCGFSAFVMEHPLRLRVFCAQVRAGMWRKNGDAAILSAEWYRSVQWFEQGQESDLFLLQCCAALAPPELFVRRIQERFGLSNFTSLNLAEHNEYEPVLVQEMLTLIIQIVKERRFSGLSLVENLKRELVYKLATGDATHSQLVKALPRDLSKSNQLQNVVDMLAVYSNPSGMKQGKYSLRKAYWKELDLYHPRWNYRDLQVAEERYFQFCKISALNVQLPRWTAVFEPLTTISRIATSKVVLEIVRAVLFYAVSTVSRTPDSVLITALHLLSLALDICDSQTHDNRSCISFSEGCFPILTYASEEFGIGATNESIFWKNQSLLSLLVSLMRMHKEERDNSFSETRQCNISSLIENLLKRFAQLSTDCMDVLKQLAPDMVHQMLQQFPDPTIQNSASSSDAEERRAKAREHQAAIMAKMRAEQSRFIASLKSMTNDEPDVPISKQEVSNPEVDHVPEESSPLCALCHDPDSQSPLCFLILLQKSRLTSFVERGPPSWEDGGQLDKEIKPVGKEGLVNASSGDSSSPAQLVQAAGLDFSIDIEPAEGDAFLYFFKERFPDIRNQLPAVSCDTGTDTLSIEMMEDEIYQSIIGDIRNIEFHSEALDGEQTCSTFHVPVVSKKNRNIRSSVLGECIAFLSRETSRRHSSIHNLQHLENLSSMPTSSTAKFNRFGPSNCDGIHLSSCGHAVHQECHDRYLSSLKQRRRLGFEGVHIVDPDLGELLCPVCRRFANSILPAFPYTSNKAWRKTASSVNSATQTNLLSISSDLVGGILRLPLALSILQSTAKMVGQNRFLKAYSGKPRETIEPALEPALRKLFMLYYPHSYSSLSASGWLSHSLILWDTLKYSIMSTEIAARGRPNMYSAGSNSCLESLYGELRSSSGSILSFLLHVAQSARSSNCLEVLLRFRGIQLLAGSICSAVSGDSNLSNADEPRGTFSSMLECSDKGATFPDAQFWKQAADPILAQDSFSSLMSVLFCLPLPFMSSSECFIPLVHLFYAVCVVQALIACYSKHGFDISSFGDGLLNNICKSMAESVLVRQYFVSNYVDTSCLPKDMIRRLTFPYLRRCALLWELLKSSTLAPLYDSSNTWEWSNLRTNNDALDATNHLTIELNGIKELEDMLQIPSLELVLKDEVVHALSLKWSKHFCEVFRIRKHRGVLFSTPAVPFKLMQLPRLYQDLLQRYVKLQCFICKAIPEEPALCLLCGKLCSSNWKPCCGTSKCLNHAAVCGAGIGVFLLVRKTIILLQRSARQAFWPSLYLDAFGEEDHDVCRGKPLYLSEARYAALAYLVASHGLDRTSEVLRQTTISFFGAD, from the exons ATGGCCGGAATGGAGGTCGATTCACCGCCGGAGCGGAATTCTCCGCGGGAGCCCCGACATCGCATCGTCCAG AGACTTGTTCAGCAAGGGGTTCCCCTGGAGTGTGTGGAACAGTCTCAATGGGGACTTGTAACTTTTGTGAAGGAGAACAGATCCTTTCTTCCAGAGATCGTGTCTGCCATCTTACCAACTGATGTAGATGTATCTGAGCCTGGAAGATCATTTAAATCAAGGACTGGAGGAAGCTCCAGTGTCATCAATGTTAAAGAATTTGGTGAGAGCATGTTGTGGTTACAATGGCTCATGTTTGAGGGTGAACCGCAGGCATCTTTGCAGGATTTGGCTCAAAAAGCTGCTGGCAAACGTGCTGTGTGTGGGGCTGTTTGGGGACAAAATGATCTGGCCTACCGCTGCCGAACATGTGAGCATGACCCAACCTGTGCAATATGCGTTCCATGTTTCCAGAATGGAAATCACAAGGATCATGACTACTCCATCATGTACACTGGTGGTGGATGCTGTGATTGTGGAGATATTACCGCCTGGAAACGTGAAGGATTTTGTTCAAAGCATAAAGGCACGGAACAGATCCTACCTCTCCCCGAGAATTTAGCAAATTCTGTGGGACCTGTTCTGGATGCTCTTCTAGCATGTTGGAAGGACAAGGTTTCATTAGCAGAGCATCAGAAGTGCCTCAGAGAAGGTGATCACAGTGATGTGTGTTGCAAGGTTGCAAATAAGTTAAGTTATGTGATTGTTGATATGTTGCTTGACTTCTGCAAATGTAGTGAAAGCCTTCTCAGTTTCATCTCAAGAAGAATGTTTCAGTGTATTGGTTTATTAGATGTTCTTGTGAGGGCAGAGAGGTTTTTGGATGACGATGTTGTGAAAAAGCTTCATGAGTTGCTCTTAAAATTGCTTGGGGAACCTCTTTTCAAGTATGAGTTTGCCAAAGCTTTCACGAGATACTATCCAGTGACTGTTAGTGAAATCATCAAAGAGCGTAGTGATTCGATGCTTGCAAAGTATCCACTGCTATCAACTTTCTCTGTGCAAATATTCACAGTGCCTACTCTGACACCACGACTTGTACGTGAAGTGAATCTGTTGGGTGTACTTCTGGGATGCTTGAGAGATATTTTTCTGTTTTGTGTTGGAGAAGATAATCGCATACAG GTAAATAAATGGACGAATCTGCATGAAACGACAATTCGTCTTGTCGAAGATACACGGTATGTTTTGAGCCATGAGGAGGTTCCCAAATACATTGCTCATGAGAGGCCTGATATTTCAAGAACTTGGATCAAACTTTTAAGTCTTGTACAAGGCATGGATGCTCTAAAGAGAGCGACACGTCTTCACACTGAAGAAGAAAATGAACATCTGCCTGCACCATTTGGTTTGGGGCACTTTCTCGGCCATGTCAATACTCTTTTGGTGCCAGGAGCATTATCTGTTGTTGAGTCTAAAGAAATAAAGGATGTTATTGGAATACAAGGTTTGAATGACAGTGATAGTCTGCGCAATATAAAAGTGGGAAGGATTTCTCAAGAATGCTCTACAAGCAGTTTAAGCAGCAGAAACAGCGGATTGGAGTTTGGATTGCAATATCATGATGTAAATATTGATATACGGAATCACCTGTCTATTCCATCTTCTGCCATATGGTTGATTTTTGAATGCCTAAAGGCTCTTGAGGGATGTTTGGAACCAGAAACTGCTCCAAGGAATAATTCCTTTTCTTCTGATGCTCTTAATAGCGGTGGTTATAATCTCTCGACTTTGAGAAGGAAATTGTTTAGGAGAAAGAAGAGCACAAATAGTAACAAGGTTTACAGGACATCTGTGTCTAGGGAGCGTATTGATGGAGATCAAGTGCCTACACCTAGCAAGCTTCATGAGAGACATGGTCATCCCCTTATTCATGGTGTGACTGATGGTAATTCAATGGATGTTGATGGCACTGCAGACATGTATACTGAACATGCTTCTACAAGTGGATTGTCAGATGATAGTCTTCTGGAGGTGGACCTTGGAACAGAATTGGAAGCATTGGGTTTGTTGAATATGGCTGATTGGCCTGATATAGTTTATGATGTCAGTTCACAGGAAATATCGTTTCACATTCCTTTACATCGTTTGCTTTCATTGCTATTGCGAGAAGCAATGAAAACTTGTTATGGTGAAACTGAAAAGCTGGAGAAGGCAATTGTGATTTCTTCGCTACCTTCATCAGCACATCACCATGAATTTTTTGGGCAGGTTTTGGGTAGTTTACAGCCCTGTGGATTTTCTGCTTTTGTGATGGAGCATCCACTAAGGTTGAGGGTATTTTGTGCTCAAGTGCGTGCAGGCATGTGGCGTAAAAATGGTGATGCTGCCATATTAAGTGCTGAGTGGTATCGTTCTGTCCAGTG GTTTGAGCAAGGGCAAGAATCTGATCTTTTTTTGTTGCAATGCTGTGCTGCATTAGCTCCTCCAGAGTTGTTTGTCAGGAGAATTCAAGAAAGATTTGGtttatcaaatttcacatctCTGAATCTTGCAGAGCATAATGA GTATGAGCCAGTTCTGGTGCAGGAAATGCTCACTTTGATCATTCAAATAGTCAAAGAACGACGTTTTTCTGGACTTTCCCTCGTTGAAAATTTGAAGAGAGAGTTGGTCTATAAGCTAGCTACTGGAGATGCTACTCATAGCCAGCTCGTAAAAGCTCTTCCTCGTGATCTTTCAAAGAGTAACCAGCTTCAAAATGTTGTTGATATGCTTGCAGTGTATTCAAATCCATCTGGCATGAAGCAG GGTAAATATTCTCTTCGTAAGGCTTACTGGAAAGAATTGGATCTGTATCATCCCCGCTGGAATTATAGGGATTTGCAAGTCGCAGAGGAGAGATATTTCCAGTTCTGCAAAATTTCTGCACTTAATGTTCAGCTTCCTCGATGGACTGCTGTCTTTGAACCCTTGACCACAATTTCTAGAATTGCTACATCAAAAGTAGTTCTTGAAATTGTCCGTGCGGTTCTATTTTATGCTGTTTCGACAGTGTCTCGTACTCCTGACAGTGTTCTCATAACAGCATTGCACTTACTTTCTTTAGCATTAGATATTTGCGATTCACAGACTCATGATAATCGGTCTTGCATAAGCTTTTCAGAAGGTTGTTTTCCTATATTGACTTATGCTAGTGAAGAGTTTGGTATAGGTGCCACTAATGAGTCTATTTTCTGGAAGAATCAAAGCTTGTTGTCACTGCTAGTTTCATTAATGAGGATGCATAAGGAAGAAAGGGATAACAGTTTTTCTGAGACAAGGCAGTGTAACAtttcttctctgattgagaattTATTGAAGAGGTTTGCTCAGCTGAGTACTGATTGCATGGATGTTCTGAAGCAACTGGCGCCAGATATGGTCCATCAAATGCTTCAGCAGTTCCCCGATCCCACCATTCAGAATTCCGCATCATCTTCTGATGCTGAGGAGCGTAGGGCAAAAGCACGAGAGCATCAGGCTGCCATAATG GCAAAAATGAGAGCGGAACAATCAAGATTTATCGCCAGCCTTAAGTCCATGACAAATGATGAACCAGATGTTCCGATATCCAAGCAGGAAGTGTCAAATCCAGAAGTTGATCATGTCCCTGAGGAATCATCACCACTTTGCGCCCTTTGTCATGATCCAGATTCCCAGAGTCCTTTATGCTTCCTGATTCTTCTCCAG AAATCTCGGCTTACAAGTTTTGTCGAGAGAGGTCCACCATCATGGGAAGATGGAGGCCAGTTGGATAAGGAGATAAAACCAGTTGGAAAAGAAGGGCTTGTTAATGCATCTAGTGGTGACTCAAGCAGTCCAGCGCAATTAGTTCAGGCAGCGGGCCTTGATTTTTCCATTGATATAGAACCTGCAGAAGGTGATGCATTTCTATACTTTTTTAAAGAACGGTTTCCCGATATTAGAAATCAACTACCTGCTGTATCATGTGATACTGGCACAGACACATTGTCGATTGAGATGATGGAGGATGAAATCTATCAGTCTATTATAGGGGATATACGTAATATTGAATTCCATTCAGAGGCACTGGATGGTGAACAGACATGTTCTACTTTTCATGTTCCAGTAGTTTCAAAGAAAAACAGAAACATAAGGTCTTCTGTGCTTGGAGAGTGCATTGCATTTTTGTCAAGAGAAACTTCAAGAcgtcactcttccattcataattTGCAACATCTTGAAAATTTATCGTCAATGCCTACTTCTTCAACTGCCAAATTCAATAGATTTGGTCCAAGCAATTGTGATGGGATTCATCTTTCTTCCTGTGGGCATGCTGTGCATCAGGAGTGTCATGATCGATATCTGTCATCCTTGAAACAACG ACGGAGGCTTGGTTTTGAGGGAGTCCACATTGTCGACCCAGATCTG GGAGAGTTACTTTGTCCAGTATGTCGCAGATTTGCAAACTCTATCCTCCCTGCGTTCCCTTATACTTCTAATAAAGCTTGGAGGAAGACAGCATCATCAGTCAATAGTGCAACACAGACTAATTTATTGTCAATCTCATCAGATCTGGTTGGTGGCATTTTACGCCTTCCCCTTGCATTATCCATTCTTCAAAGCACAGCAAAAATGGTTGGACAAAACAGATTCCTAAAAGCCTACTCTGGAAAGCCGAGGGAAACCATAGAACCAGCTTTGGAGCCTGCACTGCGAAAATTGTTTATGCTGTATTATCCTCACAGTTATAGTAGCTTGTCAGCATCTGGCTGGCTCAGTCATTCTCTGATTCTCTGGGACACACTCAAGTACTCTATTATGTCTACAGAAATTGCTGCTCGTGGGAGGCCAAACATGTATTCCGCTGGTTCAAACTCTTGCCTTGAATCTTTATATGGTGAACTCCGTTCTTCTAGTGGATCCATATTGTCATTCCTACTTCATGTTGCTCAATCTGCTCGCAGTTCAAATTGTCTAGAAGTGCTTCTGAGGTTCAGAGGCATTCAACTTCTAGCGGGGTCAATTTGTTCTGCTGTGTCAGGGGATAGTAATTTGTCAAATGCTGATGAGCCAAGAG GTACATTCTCTTCCATGCTGGAATGCTCTGACAAGGGTGCAACATTTCCCGACGCTCAGTTTTGGAAACAAGCTGCTGATCCTATTCTTGCACAGGATTCATTTTCTTCGTTAATGTCGGTCCTTTTTTGCCTTCCACTTCCATTTATGTCGTCCAGTGAATGCTTCATCCCTCTTGTGCATCTCTTCTATGCAGTTTGTGTTGTTCAG GCTTTGATTGCATGCTATAGCAAACATGGTTTTGACATATCGAGCTTTGGTGATGGCCTTCTTAATAATATTTGCAAGAGTATGGCAGAATCTGTACTTGTTCGACAGTATTTTGTCTCAAATTATGTTGATACGTCTTGTCTTCCAAAGGATATGATCCGCAGATTAACATTTCCTTATCTAAGAAGATGTGCATTACTCTGGGAATTGCTAAAATCCTCAACATTGGCCCCACTCTATGATAGTTCCAATACTTGGGAATGGTCGAATCTTCGTACAAACAATGATGCATTAGATGCTACTAACCACCTCACTATAGAGCTTAATGGAATAAAGGAATTGGAGGATATGCTTCAGATTCCCTCATTGGAATTAGTTCTGAAAGATGAGGTTGTGCATGCTTTATCCTTAAAATGGTCCAAGCATTTCTGCGAGGTGTTCAGAATTCGTAAACATAGAGGTGTCTTATTTTCCACTCCAGCGGTTCCCTTTAAGTTGATGCAATTACCTCGGCTTTACCAGGATCTTTTGCAAAG GTATGTAAAGCTACAATGCTTCATTTGCAAGGCTATCCCGGAAGAACCTGCATTGTGCTTGCTTTGTGGTAAATTATGCTCTTCAAACTGGAAGCCATGCTGCGG GACAAGTAAATGCCTAAATCATGCAGCGGTTTGTGGTGCTGGTATAGGTGTATTTCTGTTGGTGAGG AAAACCATAATCTTGCTGCAGAGATCAGCAAGGCAAGCCTTTTGGCCATCTCTCTACTTGGATGCCTTTGGTGAGGAG GATCATGATGTGTGTCGAGGAAAGCCTTTATATTTGAGTGAGGCGCGCTACGCAGCTCTTGCATATTTG GTGGCGTCTCATGGTCTTGATCGGACTTCTGAAGTACTTCGCCAAACAACCATTAGTTTTTTTGGCGCTGATTAG
- the LOC105056936 gene encoding LOW QUALITY PROTEIN: uncharacterized protein (The sequence of the model RefSeq protein was modified relative to this genomic sequence to represent the inferred CDS: inserted 1 base in 1 codon) — MLLTRESGVRVGEALSPPAASRRRPIKLGSWGLDPRTAGGXPDGRNCGGEGDCRICAAAGDLWVRLNGGEGREFVGPIGGFSHESEHDLAVMVSDFLENGSSGAESRYSSDSDSGFPDLNHLAEKVLFYKHATDQYENDLLSVVQSYLLSINETDLHTVREGQCNGSCIRGSLVKLLKLSGYDAAVCSSKWQGFDKVPGGDHEYIDVVINGYAGGSERLIIDIDFRSHFEIARAVESYDAILTSLPVVYVGSLPRLKQFLQVMVDAAKCSLKQNSMPLPPWRSLSYLQAKWDSKYEREHNFYEQNHLGSSYGHRQCIGHLKRLKASLQAEIETERLFKPIIKEKKRRVKFERRRPSVLSS; from the exons ATGCTGTTGACTCGGGAATCCGGAGTGCGGGTAGGGGAAGCGCTGTCACCGCCGGCCGCCTCGCGGCGCCGTCCCATAAAGCTGGGCTCGTGGGGATTGGATCCGCGGACGGCCGGAG TCCCTGACGGCCGGAACTGCGGCGGCGAGGGCGACTGCCGTATCTGCGCGGCCGCTGGGGACCTCTGGGTGAGGCTGAATGGTGGTGAGGGGAGGGAGTTCGTGGGCCCAATTGGGGGGTTCAGCCATGAGAGCGAGCATGACCTGGCGGTGATGGTCAGCGACTTCTTGGAGAACGGGAGCAGTGGGGCGGAGTCACGGTACAGCAGCGACAGCGATTCCGGGTTCCCCGATCTTAATCATCTCGCGGAGAAAGTCTTG TTCTACAAGCACGCCACAGATCAATATGAGAATGATCTTTTATCAGTTGTCCAGTCCTATCTTCTTTCTATCAACGAGACAGACCTTCATACTGTCAGGGAAGGGCAATGCAATGGCAGCTGTATTCGTGGGTCACTCGTAAAGCTCCTCAAACTTTCTGGTTATGATGCGGCGGTGTGTTCATCCAAGTGGCAGGGTTTTGACAAGGTCCCTGGAG GTGATCATGAATATATTGATGTGGTTATCAATGGCTATGCTGGAGGTTCTGAGCGATTGATCATTGACATTGACTTTCGGAGCCACTTTGAAATAGCCCGAGCTGTTGAATCTTACGATGCAATCTTGACTTCTCTTCCAGTAGTCTATGTTGGCTCACTGCCCAGACTGAAGCAGTTTTTGCAGGTTATGGTGGATGCTGCCAAATGTTCTCTTAAGCAGAATTCCATGCCGCTGCCTCCATGGAGATCATTGTCGTACCTGCAAGCAAAGTGGGACTCTAAATATGAGAGGGAACATAATTTTTATGAACAGAACCACCTTGGTAGCAGTTATGGTCACAGGCAGTGTATTGGacatttgaagaggctgaaagcCTCCCTCCAGGCAGAAATTGAGACAGAACGATTGTTTAAACCAATTATTAAAGAGAAGAAACGGAGGGTGAAATTTGAGAGGCGGAGACCCTCTGTGCTTAGTAGCTAA